In the genome of Perca fluviatilis chromosome 4, GENO_Pfluv_1.0, whole genome shotgun sequence, one region contains:
- the gpr25 gene encoding probable G-protein coupled receptor 25: protein MDTYTDASYDYYPDNFTLLYEDLVNVSENCSGSRLHGSNIFLPTLYFLIFFTGFLGNLFVISVVGSKGRRGGRLVDTFIVNLALADLVFVLTLPLWAISASQSGYWDFGRIGDLLCKLSSYIIAVNRFSNIFFLTCMSVDRYLAVVKLMDSKYLRSSRCIRATCAAVWLSSLVLGIPSLVYRRVEPSGDGLSCVEDNNSSFFLGLSLTMAFLTFVFPVLIIVLCYGTIVVHLNHHCSANPRAEARRRHSFKMVLSIIVAFVVSWLPFNVFKVIIISSHLLNADLSCDAQTWQRDGLLVSCCLAFLNSCVNPAIYFFLDHHFRRRAKLLYKNCIGQPNLLWSRNSSASFTNVGTSESFGTSGGRTQLQVVELEKT, encoded by the coding sequence TGacaactttactttactttacgaGGATTTAGTTAATGTCTCAGAGAATTGCTCTGGCTCCCGCCTGCATGGCTCCAACATCTTCCTGCCCACACTGTATTTCCTCATATTTTTTACAGGCTTTCTGGGCAACCTCTTTGTTATCTCAGTCGTGGGCAGCAAAGGTAGGAGAGGTGGGCGTCTGGTGGACACTTTTATTGTCAACCTGGCCCTGGCCGACCTCGTCTTTGTCCTCACGCTGCCTCTGTGGGCCATCTCTGCAAGCCAGAGTGGCTACTGGGACTTTGGGAGAATTGGGGACCTGCTGTGTAAACTGAGCAGCTATATTATAGCTGTGAACCGCTTCTCCAACATCTTTTTTCTCACCTGCATGAGTGTCGATCGTTACCTTGCTGTGGTGAAGCTGATGGACTCAAAGTACCTCAGGAGCAGCAGGTGCATCCGTGCCACTTGTGCTGCCGTGTGGTTGAGCTCACTGGTGCTTGGCATCCCATCCCTGGTGTACCGCAGAGTGGAGCCGTCCGGTGATGGACTCTCCTGCGTGGAAGATAACAACTCAAGTTTTTTTCTTGGCCTGAGCCTCACCATGGCGTTCCTCACCTTTGTCTTCCCAGTGTTAATCATCGTGCTCTGTTACGGCACCATCGTTGTGCATCTCAACCACCACTGTTCTGCAAATCCTCGAGCTGAAGCCCGTCGCAGACACTCCTTCAAGATGGTCCTCTCCATCATAGTGGCCTTCGTGGTGTCCTGGCTCCCCTTCAACGTCTTCAAAGTCATTATAATCAGCTCACATCTCTTAAACGCTGATCTGAGTTGTGATGCTCAGACATGGCAAAGAGACGGGCTCCTCGTCTCGTGCTGCCTGGCCTTCCTCAACAGCTGTGTGAATCCAGCCATTTACTTTTTCCTGGACCATCACTTCAGACGACGGGCCAAGCTCCTGTACAAGAACTGCATAGGACAGCCAAATTTGCTGTGGAGCCGCAACTCCTCAGCCTCATTCACCAACGTTGGCACTTCAGAGAGCTTTGGAACAAGTGGTGGGAGAACCCAGCTGCAGGTGGTTGAGTTGGAGAAGACATAA